The DNA sequence GGAGAGAGTAGCGTGTGGTTTccaggatttaaaaaaaatcgtGATGTTTTggcactatacagggtgtttcagcaaacactttcaaaaatctttaaaggttgcctgtggcagatagctcaattgaAGTTCGTGAGGGGGTTCTGCTTGAAGCGGCGGACAGTACTTGCGCAAGAAGTTGAAAGGCAagatcaactaattaacaaaaattcaccaaTTAGCTTTTTAACTGAATaacttatggcccatattgcaacaCACAAATTCCAGCCGCagagatccacttggaacgaatgctCAGGACGAAACCAGTTTCGAAATATCAGTTCCCGAACTTTGAGGAGAAATGCAATGGCGtcccagttaatttgttaacgacatgtcgttttatgcattcaagtacaaaagtaactgtagcaccaatgcatttctccgctaaTTTTGGAAATTGATATTTCGAAATTGGTGtcgtccagagaattcgttccaagtggatccgttTTGCGAACTCCATcgttagaatttgtaaattgcaatatgggtcataagaggATTAGCTAAGAAGTTAATTAACGCATTTTTGTGAAGTATTCTATTTCTCATTTCAATGTTTGTgaaagtagtgtccgccgcttcgagtataACACTTCATGAACTAGAATCGAGCTATCTGGCACAGGGTACTTTTAAATaatgtttgaaagtgttcgccaaaacaccctgtatatacaaacTTGCGACAGGCCTGATCAACAACAGAGAGAGGCGTGCAGAGCAGTGATGACGTGCTGCCGTCGCTATAACGAAGATGGCTGTAACGTATGAAACTATTGGGCTGGAGGAGAATGCAGCACTTCTTGCGCTTATTGTTCATCTCTGTGTAACTTCTACATTTATACGCGGCGCTCGCAAGGCGCAAACTACTCGCAATTAAATCCATATGCTGCACGCAGCAAGTTTACTCAGTGACCCAGTAACAGAGCAGGCGAGGTTTCAAGCGCACTAGGAAGCTAAGCATGACTgactcctccccctcctccctctATGTGCTTGCGTGgggtgtgtgcgcgtgcatgcgtCCCGATGCGTATTTGAGCCCGCGCTGAGCACGAGGAAATGGTGATACCTACAAGACGTGCGGCGGCTGGTGCTCTGCATTCTTCAGAAGTGGTAGGAGGAAAAATACCTCGTGTATCTCATGTAGGATGTTCgtgactccttttttttttgcgcggatTAATCATACGGCGCAAACCCACCTGGCAGGCCGgcgctcgtggtgacacatgaAAAAAACTCGCGCTAACGCGAAGCAAGCGCTCACTGCCATTACCGAGAAAAATGGGCATTTTCGCAAGCCATTGTCCGAAGGAATGAAGCGCAGGTGCTGCTAAATCATGGCTTTGTCGAGTTGTAGCATTGCGATTCTTGTGGATAGAGAACATCggttaggctgctgagcgcgaggacgcgggatcgaatcccggccacggcggcctcatttcgatggagacgaaacgctaaaacacccatgtacttagatttaggtgcacattaaagaacccgaggtggtcgaaatttcgggagtcctccactacggtgtgcctcataatcagaaagtggttttggcacgtaaaaccccataatttaattttttagaacATCAGAGGATGAatagaagaaattattttttttttctgtgaaaattCTGAACTGTGATGATGTATTGGAACGCCGACTGGGCACCTCAGAGTCAACTAGAGCAGCAATGTGGGCTTCTAGGCATTCTATAACAGAGAAGCAGGTGTAGCGCTAAAATGAACACGGACAGAATAGTAACTAAGGAGACACACACGCAGGGCTACTACCGACAAGAGTGTTTATTTCAATCACAGACCAAACTATAtgcgccccctcccctccctttccCATTGCCCTTACGCAATGGCAAACACTACTTGCATGAAGAAGCTCCgaacatgcacacaaaaacactaCGACAAAGATTACTAGCTAAAATTGCCTGTTATAGGCACACACTCATCGCTTCCGCAAAAATTCTAAGTCCTTTGGAGATAGCGCTATCGACGGTTGGCTTATGAATGAACTACACAACGCATATATTCTTTCCACCTCAACGATTAAACGAACTATTTCATCCCCTATCCCATGGCGCTGCGTGTATGTTGTCCCTTGTTCTTCGGCCCCTGTGCCTTCTAGCGCTTCAACTATTTCTCTGTCATCTCGGAGTCACCTGCCGATATGTGCGCAGTAACTTCGTCGTTTTACCCTGTTATTTTTGACAACGTATGTACCACTCGGCACGGTACAGCTTAGCTTGCCGGAAGCAGTGGTCTTTAAGCGACGTCATTTTTTAGGCGGGAAAGTTTGCCAATGGAGCTTTGACCCGGATCCAGCGGATGATGTTTCCTGCCTCATCGACCTTGACGTTGTATGACCGTGAGCGAGAACAGCCACTCAAGAACCGTCTGTGTCAGAGCCACGTCTTTGTGGCAGCGCTTTCGACTATAGGCTGACTTCAGATGCCACACACCTACTCTCTGTTTTCTTCAGGTGGCATGCTCACGAAGGAGGACTTGAGGCGCTACCAGGTGACTTGGGAGAAACCTGTGGCTGCCCGTTTCAAGGGCGGCATGACCATGTTCTCGGCGCCGCCACCAGCCAGCGGTGCTGTGCTCGCCTATATCTTGGGCATAATGGACGCGTTCCGGTCGTCGCCGGGATCTTTTCTGGAGGACAACGTGACCACTCTGCACAGGTAAAATTATACCTACCTGACCATCAGCAAGGTAGAAATAATCCATCGCACGTGGGATACATTGTTACCTGACTTGAACACATTAAAACCAGCGTGAGAAAGAGTGCATTTCTGTACTCGGATCATTCTCTCGCGGCTATTTGTGTCTATGTAGGTCAGTATCCACGACAGACATTAATGGAAGACGAGAGTGAAAACAGTTAGGCAGAAGTGGAAGAGCAGTGTGATTCCCGAATTGGCTCATTGCCTAGAAACGGCGCTGCCGAACACTCTGGCCCGACACATACTCGATGGTGGTATATGACGCAGGACGCGGGCAAGAATGCATTTGAATATGGTTTATTTCAGCAATATCGCGGGAGAGCGGGAGGCCGCATTGACTTAATTCAAGCAATATGCTTGAGGCACTAAActtaggccgacctctccacgtttctgccattaaactttctctctctctcttttgggcAAACAATTTTGTCGTTCATTTCTTTTCAATAAATGATTTAATTACAAATTGCGCTTAATCTGCCTGCACTGTTTTGTCATCGATACCGCGCTTGATGCCTTTGATGTAAAAAGAAATAGTAATTTGATCATAAGTAAAACATCCTTATTCGATCATTTGAGGTGAGTAAAAATTCTAGCTAGATATGTCGTTTCATATTTGTAAAAAGAGAGCGAATATAATGCAGTACAGTGTAATTACACAGTGTAATTACAGAGGGTTAGGATGCAGTGTACTGCACAATCGCCTACTCACGAAAAAGTAGATTTTAATTTCTAACACAGCATTAACGGCCAGTATTTGAAAGGTCAACGTGTTTAGTGCAACCCAAACTCTCGGCGTTTATTACTTTTCGTTCGCAGGTTTGCTGAAGCATGCAAGTTTGCGTATGCCAGGAGGGCCCTCCTTGGAGACCCTAAGTTTGTTGAATGTGAGCAGGTGTGTACTAGTTTTTGTTTAATGTTCCCAACGTCGCTGTGGGTGAATACTGGCTACGCCTGTCTGGACTGTCAGGTTTCCTCTTGCGAGTGCCGACGTCTTTGTGTACAGTCACTgacttactctctctctctctctctctcaggtctttttctttctctctctctcacacacatacacaaacacacgcacacgatggtgacTCTCTAGCCCTTTTCGCTCTCTTTGTTTGCTCTCCAATGATACAATGACATTCCCAGAAGAAACGTGGCCATGGTGGCGTTCTCTCTTTCCTGCTGCCTGCAGTTGGTCCGCAACATGAGTTCGCGCCAGTTTGCTTCCGACGCGAGATACAAGATTGACGACGAGCGCACATTCTCTGACCCACACTACTATGGTTTCGTGGACGAGGTCACAAAGCCTGACAAGGGCACGGCGCACGCCACTTTCTGGGGAGCTGATGGTGACGTCATCGTCGTATCCAGCACCGTCAACTACTAGTGAGTCATGCATGTTCTGCCTCTTTGTTACCTGGCCAGCACAATGGCGTCTGCGTGCTTTGGAACACAAGCCTAGTCTACACTCCAGCGTACCGAAAATGACTTGTGGTAAACTACCACATGTTTCAGCAAACGCCGTTCAACACACCTATTCTCAGGGATATGTTCAGAGAATTTCAGGTCAATAAGCTTCTAAGGAACTGAAGAAAGTGTCTTAATTTATTTAGGTAACACGTACAAATGCCGTCACAAAGTATCGGCGCGCAAATGTTTTGTAACTTCTTGCTGATCTGAGCATATAAATTATTCAATGCCGAAAGAAGTGGTCATTCTCTTTATTGAGACAGTCCGCAAAGATCCATTAACAAACCTACAGATATTTTTTCACTCATGCAGAATTCTTCGTTTTGTGCACACACCACCTATAGACAAGAGTGGACTGGTCAGACATCGTCAAAGAACCATAAAAGAGATAAGCATGCCATGTTGTTTGAAAGTGAGCATTGAACATGGCAGCCGAAATTTTTATCGTCGTATCCGGCCCTCTTACCGTTTTTACTTTCTGGAAGAATCACTGTGCAGTTTTCGATCGTAGGACATGTCCAAGATTTAGAAAGCTTACCATAGTTCGGCAGTAGCTGGTGCAATGCTCCGCGTCGGCGAATCCCAGCGAACAGTGACTATACCTGACTGTAGGTAGCCTGCGTTGTTTATAGATGGTCTGTAGAGAGTGCATGACATAAATGTATTCTCTAGAAATCTCACGCTGAAAGTTTATTTGAATTATAGAGATACGTCTCGTAGACAGAAAAAGCTTTTATATGAGCTAGAGACTCCGTTGGTGGAGAAAGAGACTTGATATTTGCGGAATTTCTTATCTTGGGGGTCGTCAGAAATTTTACAATATTAATGAGAAAGCTAATTTTTTAATCTAAGTTACATTTTATATCTTGTGTACCACTCAAGGAGAAATCTCAGAATCGCGGAATTGAAGTCGATGGCagctaaaataattttcaatattAGAAATGTTGGGAAAGCTGCTCTTCGACATACGTGTCTTCACTATGAGCAGCGACACAGACGCGCGCGTTTCGAGTATATTTCGTTCCAAATGCCTTCCAAAAGCCTTCCAAAAGGCCATTCGAAGCACTGGAGACTACGTCGCGTTGACGTGGCTGTCATGCTTGTTTATGGCACTCCTCCGCGTATCGCTTGCTCAGTCATTCGAGCGTATTCATGATAATTCCACAGATGCGCCTGGTACTAAGTGCACCATGGCTTGCTAAACTTGCCAAGGTGATAGAGCATCCACGTTTCAGCGAACGGAACTACGTGAAGATGGCAGACCGTCGAGTCAGACGACTTGAGAGACATTGCGCAACGCCGATCTCGGAATCCGTCGCTAATGCCACCTCGTTTTGCATCACATATGCGAGGGATAGCACTTCAAATAAAAAGTGTATCGATCGAAATTCCATTTCATGTTTTGTTCTTGCAGTTTCGGAAGCATGTTGCGTACCTCGGGTGGAGTGGTGATGAACAACCAGATGGACGACTTCTCTACGCCCGGGATGCGGAACTTCTACGGCGTGGCCCCTTCCGCGGCGAATTTCATTTTCCCGGGAAAGCGGCCCATGTCTTCAATGGCACCCGTGGTGATTATCGACGAAAAAGGGGACGTCCAGCTGGCCCTGGGCGGCACGGGAGGTGCGAAGATCACCTCAGGCGTTGCGCTGGTGAGGGAGGCGTTCTTTCTCACAAAcaacaataacgaaaaaaaaaagaagacagaccaCAAAGATAGGCATCGACTAGCACCTGAAGGTTCATAAGGAACCATGCACATTTCTAGCCAGAGCGCGCGTGGAAACAGTTCGGTAGTGGGAGGGGGGGTTGAGGTGGATGGGCGCACGACTTGTGTCTGCTGGAAATCTCATTCCCCCGTCACACGCGGTATTTTCGATGGGGATCGCGCCCTACTAGAACAGAATTTGTCCACTCCATGATTGGATCCCTTCTGTAGCTTGCGCAATAGAAGTAATCACGGTTAAAAATTTGTTGCCGACTGAACTCAATCGCAATAAGTGCCCTGTGTGACTTTTTGCATGTATATTATACTTTGCTATATATGTTGTGATCTATTTGGGCGgttttattttaatattttcGCGGTCCTGGAAGAAACTCGGCGGAATTGCGAAAGACTTAAGGTGATATGCACTGCGGTACAGCACCATGACGCTTTACATCGGGGCCAGAGATGATATGATGATCACGGTCTTTAGTGGCATCCCTCATGAAACAGGGTGGAGACGAATAGACCATTAGCCTTCTTGACCCAGTCATGTTTTAATACGTCTATTGTCTAGCATGTTGCCtatcttttttgtttcttcattgaCACTTCTACTTCTATATTGTACAGATCACTGTAATGGCTCTAGTTCTATCAACctctttcctgcttttcttcGACCAATACTTAAACATCTCTTGATTATTTCCACTGCTTTGCAGTTAGTGCTTCCATCCGCTTTTAATCCCAGCATTTCTGGAGGGCGGAAGTTTCTTATGGGCCATGCTGGCGTGAATATCTTGGAATTCTATTAGGATGTGCAGAGTCATTTCGGGACTTCTGCGGCGTGCAAATGCGTTCGCCAGGATTTATCGAAATTCTAGACACACGACACACCCGGCTTCGAGTGTTTCCCCCGGTATTTTTTTccctcaggcagccagctcggaGCTCGAATATGTAGGTCTTCGTGCTATCGCACGGACTTTTTCTTCCTTGATTTTTTTCTGGCCGTATTTGTAAATCTACATGTACTTTATTGCTTCAATCCTTTGAATAAAACTTTCCGTATCTCTTACTCTGACTTTCTTGCTGATGTCTCTCGTAAGTCTATTTACACTTTTAGTTACCTTGTACTTGGTTGATAgatttcttgacctcttcctccattccgtgTCCACGCTTTCGAGGCGCATACGTATGCTACAgcaaagctgcatatggctagccgattcgtccgtccatctgtctgtcgcctgtatgccgaaaactcctccggcagTGCCCCATGAACATgcgcgaaagaaagagaaagagagacgcgcgattggctgcgccagtagtgacgtggTTGCTCTTCGTCGCAGCCGAACACGCGCGCAGAAGTTTCTCTGCGGCACGGAAATGGGTATGCCACGTGTCAGACGTAcacctgaggagcaggcagctttcgatcagcaacgctgcTAGCAGAACCGGGAACAAGCTCTCCCACGCGGTACCATTGCCTCAGCCCGAgctcaagaacaggctcgtgcagccaagcGCAAGCATCAACTGGGTGCCGagaatccggcagcctaccaagccatcatTTAATGAGCCATCggcattaacccagtgataaataccgggaccgcacgtttcagcttcgctggttaacaatCTGTACGAAGTGCTTGGATGGTGATTTCTGTGCACTTAAGCCAGTCGTTTGTTTTCATTCACGTTCCCGAGTGGTTCTTCCTAGATAATCTTGCCTGCCATCCTGCAGTTACTCATTTGTGGTTCGACTATGGGCCCCCCATGGCAATCGGCCCACCAACCTTTGATTGAACGCCACTGCATCTGTTTGCTGCCAAGAAAGTTGTCTACATTGCTATAGGAGTTCAAGAAAAACCATGTCCCTATCCTGCAGAGGCAGAAGGCTTGGCTATCATTTGACCACGTTCTTTAGTGAAGTTTCCAGCTTGAGGTAGTCCGAATTAAAGCGTTCAAAATAGTACATTCGACAGGATATATGGAAATTTCGTTTCAGTCGATTTGGTGGGAGCGATGGGAATGATGTTTCTGTCGCGCGAGCAAGCGGCATATGATTCCCACTCCTTGATTTGACCTGTGAGTTTTGTTCGCTACATCGTCTTCACTGCAGCATACAGCATGATGGAACGCAGCGAACACGTTGTGCAACGGAAGCTTCCGCAAAATGATTTCTGAATGTTTTTCTTATAAACAAAACTCATTTTACTCAAGCTTACTGAAATGAACATCACTGTATGTAGATCTCCAATGCGTTATTTGTGTTGTTTACTGCGATGAGCTCAATATAAATTTCTCACATGAATGTACGCACTTCAGAAATATCAAAATTTACACATATTAAACTACAGAAGAATGGTTTGTTATAACTGTAGATATCGAAAGTAAAGTTTCCGAAGTTTATCGTTATTGTTCACTATCAGATTCCTTATTTCACTATGTTTTCTATTAAATATTTCTCTGTACCATTGATGGTTTTCACCCAGCTTAATTGACCTTAGTAACTATTGTTCGATTACGTTCTACTTTCTGAGCGTGTCAGATAACCGTATTTCCACATggccaaataaaaagaaaagaaaaactcagAAGAATGGTAAAATGCTCTCGAGAACTGTCGCCTAATTATGCTTGTATTTCAAAAACACCGTTGCGTATTTCATACTTAAGCCCGTCAACAATAACAGAAAGTAATCTAGTGCAAATTGTTTGTCAAGGACACAGAAAGACATGACTGGACGGGCGCTACTCCAACTATCTTTATTGAAAAAGGTGCAGAAATGCTAGAAAAACATGTTAGAATAAATACATTGCCAACTAGCCCCGCAAAGTGTTTGTTAAGCAAACAATTTGACTATGTTGTGATATTTACGGCCGGCACACAAATAATTTGATCTGTTCGAGATAAGCATTTTGGCAGCAGTTAACGACATGTAACAAAACAAACCCAAATAGCCTGACAATGCAGAGGCTAGTAGCGTGTTGGTGTTGATTTCAGCAAACCCACAGCTCCGCCGCCATTCGTTTGTTGCTTTCTTGCACGTGTACGCAGCAAAGCTCAATCTGTTTCTTGGCTTTCTACCTTCATAATTATCCTAATTTGTCATCTGTACTCGCCTTATTGTATCACCGCGAAAGCTTTTCGTGCCGGTATATTAGGctatatttttttctaacttGAAGGTGCACTGCTTTCTTTAACTTGAAGGTGATCATGCGGGCACTGTGGCAGAGAAATAGTATCAAGGAAGCCATCGACTTTCCAAGGCTCCACCACCAACTGATACCAAATCATCTCATGGTTGAGTCATTCTTCCCGAAGGtacgtctttattttttttgatAGCCTTTACAATTGGTATAAAATGTGCTTGAATAAATGACGGCACACATACACGCGCCATGATATAGTACCATCAGCGTTTGAAACAAGGGCTTTTCTCATGCAGATGAAATAAAGCAGTGTTTAAGAAAAGCAATGGCGCTTCCGCAGCTCTATTGGCGCCCGAAACGCAAAAAACGGTTTCATTATGGCTGATATCGACAGCCTAACCTGTACTTGGCAGTATTTTTAACAAGCTGCAGCATGCGCACATTTATGCTTTACACAAAGTTCTTGAATGAGGAGGATAAACGTAAAAGTTTATTtataatgttttattttatttatttatattttttaatGAACAGctatcaactagcccaacaagaagtgcttttaagtaAAAGTCACCATCAGTGCGTCCGAACGCTACACAACAGAAATCCGTTCTGCAATGGAGAATCATCCATGTGCCTTAGGGTTAAGCAGTTTGTTGTAGAATAAGAACAGCGTATTTCTTTAATGCGCAACGTTTGACAATGCGATGGAAACATATTAGGTATGCCCTTGTCCTGAGGACTCGGAGTCATTAATTTTGAGCAAGTTCAAAACTGGTCTCATCGCTTGATCATTACATACCATTTACGCTTGGCAATAAAGTTACAAAATAAGCTTTCTGTGTTTCTGTTGCAGGCTTATGTAGAAGAGCTACGAAAGCTTGGCCACAAGGTCACCTACCCGAAGGGGAGATTCTCCATCATGATGGGCATTAACAAGCATAACGGACGTCTGTACGCGAACTCTGACTTCAGGAAAGGCGGCACTGTGGATGGATactgaggttttttttttattgctgcatcATCGTCACTTGAGTGAATGTGCGGCTTCTTCAGGTGCACGGCTGAAGCTATGGTCTCTGCTGCGGCTGGACAATGTTGTGTCTACCTCCGTCACTTCGCCCAGGAACACTGTGGAGTGCCAAGAAAAGGCTGTGAAGCTAGGGGCATGTGGCTTCAACTACGCGATgtgtttgaaaaagaaaagaatgtggaGAGGGGGACGGATGGGCGCGGACGACGATCTAAGACCGACGCAAGGCGGAAGCTTGAGTCATTTGTGGTCATGCCAGTGTGCTTCCTCTCATgttattcttattctttttttttacttgaatgTGCCCGGCGTGGATTACAAAGCTCGCCTTGGCAGATATCCCCCAGATGCGAGCATATGTGAGCCGTGAGATTGAGCTTTCTGCCGTAATGGCGTATTCACTCACGTCCATGACCCGGCGTGACTCGGCATGGGTTTGTGAAAGTGTTGTGTAAATACCGAGTTGAGCAGTCATTGCTATTATTGCTGACCCGCGGCCATTCTGCATAGCTTCTGCGTGAGTTTGTATTAACGTAAAATGTTAAGAATGCTACACAGAAGAGTGCACTGGGCTCTCAAAATGCGCAAAGCGCAGTGCTATTGCCAGATAAGCCTGATATTCGTAAGTATACGTAGGCCATGCTCAGTTATTGATTGTCGTGTCGGCTTGGTGGCCACGGTGGGAATATAGCACGGGTAGGCTGCCTTCAACGTCCGCGCCATTCAGCAGCTCATTCTTTCGGCAGCACACGTACCAATCCAAGTGGATTGTACAGCACACAACCAATGCAAATCAACGCGAAGGAGAAGGATCTGCTAGCAACGTGCTGCTCAGAATCTTGTCCACGTTAGAAATGACCTGTGGCCTGAGAGTCCTGTGCTTACACAAACAATAAAGGTGTACACGGCGCGACGTATACACGGGAAGAATTCAATTGATCTTACGCAGGTCGAGCGACCTTCAAAGCATACCTCGTACGTTAAAGACATGCTAAGTGTAGGTGTTCGGTAGCGCTCTGTACAGCGCTACGACTTTAGTGTCTGTGCCACAGCGAAGTGCGACAACAGTGTAAACCGATATTTTTCAAACCTAGTTTGTAACAATCTTTACAGGCCCTATAGTCGAATACAAGTTTAGAAAAAacgggaggccccgcccagatgaccgacgCGCGACAGTCGATTGCCTCCGctactaaaatagtcccgctcaaaaaaaaaaaaaaaaggaaagaaaaaagatcgTGCATTGAAACGCGTAAAtttcggtataaataaagacttgtaTTTCGATGACTGGTTTGGTAGCGTTCTCGTGATTGGAATGCTatagcacatgccggatcgcgagagaaaaataacTCCGTGCATTCTACAATGCTTCAATGCTTCAGTGCAAGGGACAAAACAAGAGCAGCTCTGTATATCTTTTGCGttggtttacatgtacacggcacatttactatttgctttccgagcttaaaatgaatccgTTGGTATTTACGAAGTACTTAAAGAAAGCAATGCATTTATCGAAACTGTTAAAGAACCTGTGGGGAGAAGCCGATCGAGGCAGGAAAGATGCAAAAACGCtccattcatcgttttaaataaatactcttggttttaaatagcataaggtatatatatatatatatatatatatatatatatatatatatatatatatatatattttgttctGTGTTTCCACAAACTTATTTTCAGGAGTGTAAATGtgttccttttcacttttgtTTTCGCAAGCCTGCAGTCTCGCCAACTCGTGTAGcgtagcgtcagcgatgctccCTGCAATCTTTCGTCACCTGATCCCTGCTGAggataaacgcacgcggcacaaactCTCAATAATATTTCCGTCACGATAGACcaccacaaacagtttgggaattcgaTCTGACGAGGGGCAGAGGCACGCGACTGACGCGATTCGGCCCAGTTCAGAGCGCGGGCGGCCATTTACGGCGGGGTCATGGcggaggctcgtgtgcatccgccttggagTACTAAACGCCCCATATTTTTAAAGTTGTACCCGACCATAGATATGTACTTATGTCCTGCGAAGGAAGAACATTCTGTGCATG is a window from the Dermacentor variabilis isolate Ectoservices chromosome 3, ASM5094787v1, whole genome shotgun sequence genome containing:
- the LOC142576023 gene encoding scoloptoxin SSD14-like isoform X3, with amino-acid sequence MALTQGGRIGTALAARPILLCCILLVVVAVVSATSVLVTLYAKDSLRIKCLPGSVHVEVTPSASALGNFSTWAVSTDAAPCTSVARRIYRKGGKTVDAAIATLLCMGVVIPHSMGIGGGFIATIYSRPKKEAQVLVAREVAPAGATSDMFVNNKKGSLFGGLAVAVPGELRGYQALHRHLNGSLPWKELFRDAIRLARHGFPMGAHLANALREHRNVDPALEENVRKAFSDPETGELLAEGELVTLKDLATTLEQIAEKGPDYFYEGELADNLVREVQDNGGMLTKEDLRRYQVTWEKPVAARFKGGMTMFSAPPPASGAVLAYILGIMDAFRSSPGSFLEDNVTTLHRFAEACKFAYARRALLGDPKFVECEQLVRNMSSRQFASDARYKIDDERTFSDPHYYGFVDEVTKPDKGTAHATFWGADGDVIVVSSTVNYYFGSMLRTSGGVVMNNQMDDFSTPGMRNFYGVAPSAANFIFPGKRPMSSMAPVVIIDEKGDVQLALGGTGGAKITSGVALVIMRALWQRNSIKEAIDFPRLHHQLIPNHLMVESFFPKAYVEELRKLGHKVTYPKGRFSIMMGINKHNGRLYANSDFRKGGTVDGY
- the LOC142576023 gene encoding scoloptoxin SSD14-like isoform X2; translated protein: MSLPRYRGDVTTAYERLSQEEDKPVTPAPNTALAARPILLCCILLVVVAVVSATSVLVTLYAKDSLRIKCLPGSVHVEVTPSASALGNFSTWAVSTDAAPCTSVARRIYRKGGKTVDAAIATLLCMGVVIPHSMGIGGGFIATIYSRPKKEAQVLVAREVAPAGATSDMFVNNKKGSLFGGLAVAVPGELRGYQALHRHLNGSLPWKELFRDAIRLARHGFPMGAHLANALREHRNVDPALEENVRKAFSDPETGELLAEGELVTLKDLATTLEQIAEKGPDYFYEGELADNLVREVQDNGGMLTKEDLRRYQVTWEKPVAARFKGGMTMFSAPPPASGAVLAYILGIMDAFRSSPGSFLEDNVTTLHRFAEACKFAYARRALLGDPKFVECEQLVRNMSSRQFASDARYKIDDERTFSDPHYYGFVDEVTKPDKGTAHATFWGADGDVIVVSSTVNYYFGSMLRTSGGVVMNNQMDDFSTPGMRNFYGVAPSAANFIFPGKRPMSSMAPVVIIDEKGDVQLALGGTGGAKITSGVALVIMRALWQRNSIKEAIDFPRLHHQLIPNHLMVESFFPKAYVEELRKLGHKVTYPKGRFSIMMGINKHNGRLYANSDFRKGGTVDGY